The DNA window GGAGTTCATGACGCGACTCCGTGATTATCATACCAAACGAGGCACGACACTTGACCCGGAACCCAAAGTTGGCGCAACGCATCTCGACTTGTTCAAGGTCTTCAACCACATCGTGGAAAGTGGCGGCTATGACAAAATTTCGGAGGAAAAGCTAGCCTGGCGTCGAATGGCCTCTGAACTTGGTATCTACTCCAACAATGAAGCCTCGACTGCATTTTCCTTGAAGGAGAAATTCTACAAAAATCTCGCCGCATACGAAATCAGTACTGTGCACGGAAAGGAACCACCGCCAAAAGATATTCTGGAGGATGTCACGGCCAAGGGTGCTGCCTTGTTGACACGTACCAGAGAAAATTATCGAGGCGTTAAACGGGAAAGTAATTTTGGTGCTACAGACTCAGCGGCCTCGGGTGACGATGGTACACCCGTTCGCGAACGACCCGTTCCAGATGCTGCTGCTAGTGCCCGAGCATCAAGAGGGCTTAGAGAAGCGCCTCCTCAGCGTGTCATTTTCCAGCCAGATACCGGTCCTTCGCGCACAACAAGACACTCTTCAGCTCACCATGCGACGACTACCAACTCGCCAGCCGCCAATCCTCCCCAAACTCCTTCACACCACCCTAACATGCATGTacctcaacaacatcaccagcagcagcaacaacaacaacaacaaaattACCAGGGAAACCGAGGGCCCTCAATACTTCACCATCCTACGACGAATCCTGAAAACACATCTAATCTTGTTACTGCCTATCAACCACGATTTTCCAAGCCCCTGACACTTCGTGCGGTCCCAACACCTAGTAATGCGCCAAACGAGTTCCAAAAGCCTCGTCAACTCCCACGCCTAGACTCTCGTCAGCCCATGCAACCCGGCAGTGAGTGCTCTCCAGTTACCATTTATGCAAGGACTGACATTAGTAGCTGGGTTCGATGGCCCTAATATTTACATGCGGTGCCTGAACGCTTTACGATCAAACATTGCTGCTGAGCAGGCTTTTGCCCTTAATCACTTGGTAAAGATTTCCTTTGAGCGAGGTGACAAGTACAAGTTCGATTCATTCCCAGGTCTTGCCGAAGGACTAGTTGATAAGGCTCTCGAAGTGGGACAGTTGTTCTATCACGTCAACTGGACAGTCTCATGGAACATTCCTCATGACTCAAATGACCCCAGTGTTCTCGATGGCAACCATGGAACACAAGACATTTTGGAGCGAATCGGCGATCTCATTGAAAAGGATATGCCCGATGTTCTTCAAACCGAGGCGTATGCAGACAACTTGGTGCTGATAACCGAAGCTGTCTTGACGTTACGCAACATGGTCACTCTGCCCGAAAATGCCCACAACATGTCTGACTTTCCTCCGATCAAGGACCTCATCTGCATTGTCCTGAACTTGCCACAGAGGGATTCGCTCGTGGAGTTGAAGCATCTCATCCTGGATATCGCAGAGCAGCTGACACCATTCATGACTCTGGATTCCGATGACCCATTGTACAGAACCTTATTAGCCCAAATGGCATCTGAAGACCGGGGTACCATTCTAACAGCTCTCCGAGCGTTGGGCCGTATTTCGATGAACCTCGAAGCCACGAACAAGCTGGGCAACGTACCTGGACCTGTACTTCAGCGAATTGCCAGCTGGCTACTCCTCAATGATGACGAGCTTATTGATGCCTGCCTCGACTTCCTCTATCAGTACACCGCCGTCGTACCAAACGTGGATACGTTGATTCGTTCGTTGACGCCCGAGAACCTGGTCGACCACCTCGGTCGCTTGCTTGCTCACGGCGCACGAAAGACGCAGCGCGAATTCGTTCTTACACCTGAACAACGAAAGCCTGCTCACGATCAAATTGCGCCTATGCCCGAGGATCTCTTGCAAGAGATGCTCAAGCTGGAAGAGCCCGATCGCGTCCACCGATGGGTCCGCTGCTTTTTCGAAGAGGATAACAGCTCTTATGTGACGCAACTGGCTGCTTGGCAGGCGTATCAGACCGCTTTCGTTGGTCCTCTTAAAAATATTGGGCAGCCGCTGATTACGCCTGCCGATTTTATCAGGAACAGTACTTCTGTCTACAAAGATTCGAATGCGCAGGTTCTCAGGGATCCAGGTGACCCTCAACAAAAATTCATCATCCATGGTATCCGTGCTAGGCCTAAGCCTCTTGGTATGGATGGCAAAGAGTACGGACGATGTCTGTGGGCCTCGAATCCCGACAACATGCTTGAGAAATGCGGTCATTTCTATATCCAGGCCGAAAAGATGTGGGAGCACATTCTCACAGATCACCTCCACGAAAAGCGCAACGAAAAGGGGCAGTTTGACAATGTTGAGAAGGAGTTTACCTGCACATGGGACCAATGCTCTCGTTTCCAGAAGCCTACCAAGCTTCGCCTCCAGGAACTCTCTCGGCACATTAACACACACGTCTCTTTGGCGCTGCCCAGTGAAGCGCATATCCAAAAGTCGGAACGGTCCTGGATCGTCCCAGCCAAGACCATGACTGTGACGTTTGAGGAGACAATGACAGCACGCGACGAGCGGAATCCAAACCTCCCGCCCCAGGCTGCCGGTATCCCCCTCAGCGCTGCGCTGGTACTGCGAAACATTGCGCGGAACGTGGTGAAGACTGAGGCCGAAGAAGAGATGCTCAAAAGTCAAGCCGAGACGGGCGAAAATGGAGGCTGGAACGAGATTCTTTTCCGGCCACTTATGCCACGCTTGTTTGAAATCCTTGCGGAAAACAGAGCCATGGTATGTTTTCTCCCCTTAACCCTCACTTTGGTTGTCCATTCTAACCAGCTTTATAGAGCCCTTACATTTCATCATTGCTTGATCTGATTCGCGTTCATAACGAGGATCGGAGTCAATGATATATTCTCGTCTAGCTAATTAGAGACCACGCGGGAGTGAACAATGCAGGACAAGGCGTTTAATGGAGAAGCTCCTGAGCTAATGTGGTGTTGAAAAGGGGCGTTGTAAGCATATTCATTCACATGATAGCTTCCTTGGAAGGGTGGAGACTGAAGGTGTTGGCGCGGGATCATGTTGATTTTGGAACGAATTACTTTGTAATAATACCCTGCCGGGGGGCGTCAAAGCCCCATCGGTCATTTATGAATGATAGATCGGTATACCCTGAGGGTCACAGGATATCACCGGCGTCCACTCACGAGGTCTGTCGTCGGGAGAAATGCCTGGGTATCTAATCTATCATGTCTAGGCCATCAAATATCTTGATAGAAGTTTGCTCAACTAAGTAATTCGAGAAGGCAGAAAAGGCCGCCTGTGATTTTAATTTTTGTGCCTCATCACCGAGTCTGAAGGAACAAATCGCCAGGCTGGGCATCCTGAAGACTGAATTTCATGATCATGGTCATGCGAGGGTGTCACTATAAACTAATGCAAGGCTCGTACGAAGTAGATGGGAACCGCATTGATGTGCACCAAGGAATATCGAGTTCTTCTCATGTGGCTGGTCAATATCAATGGTTCAGTACCTAGGCTTTAGGGAGGACGGACCCCCGtgtgaagaggaagactGTGCTTCCGGTGACGTTCTGGAACCCCAGCAATTGTTGGATCCTTGGCATCCACCCCACTACACGATGCTGCAATACTAGCTTCGAGGGCTTCAAGGGGGCCTGCGGGTTATATTGCGTGCCGACGGAGATATCTACTCGTTCCATGTCGACGGAAATAATAACTGACGCCATATTTGGAGATTGCGTGCTCTTCAGTTTGACAATGCCTTGAACAAAGTGTGAAGCTTACCATTAAGATTCATACAACCCAGTTTGGATATCTCTTGTAAGCTCTAAACTACGCGGAGTGGGTTATATGTACATTCTCATTGCGTTGAAGTAACGTTCCCTTGCACTTCAGATCGCTTGAAAGGTATCTCGGGCGGTGGATAGATCAGATCAGTTGTAAACGAGAGCCACTGTGGGTCATAGTAGGAGATCCAAGTCCGCTCTATCTGTGCAGTGATATCGCTTCTTTGACAGAGTTAACAGTGGATATCTATCCTCTTTTACGAGTAGTTGATGTGGGTACCTATGTCTCGAAGTCTGATAGCTCTGTCTTTTACGAGTAGAAAAAACAAACACAAAATCGCCTGATTCGAAATCATTAGCCTTGTCGAGGCATGATTAAAGTGCTAGAAATATTCACCAGGTTTGAATACACACCGTCTTTTGACGTAAGTCACGGAGATTTGCCTCCAAAAGACGGAAGGGAAGGCAAAGTCTGTCGTCATAAATAGAGATCGCCACATTTAATAACAGAGTAGATAATTCCGTCATTTCTGTGACCGTCAATATTGACAAGATTTGTTGGGAAAGAAGGAAACAGAAGCCCCCCACTGATCCAACTAAGAGATTTTTGTCATTGTTTTCACTATCGCTTGGACCAAGCATCCGAGCAACGGAGAGGAAACAAATCCTCGAAAGTGGTGTGAGCCAATGAGTAGCCATTTTAGGTTAGTGTCAAGGTTGTCTTGGGCAATTCTAGGTGTAACCTTGGTGGTTATCCAGAGATGGGATGACACACCGAAAGGTGAGAAAACACTAAAGTAAGACTCATCTTTTGATATGTGTGTTGGATGAGCAGGGATACAATGCCTGTCATGTCTCGAAATTTATAAACACCAGACACTCTCACCTTGAGAAACAAAAGCGGTCTCGGTGAGGGCTGAACTGGACATCCTGACTCGACCATGATGAGGGGATGTGCAAGGATCCGTGATACCCGGGATAAGGGAATGAAACCACCCCAACCTTCCAGACCTTGGGTAGTTTGGTATCTGTATGTGGTTTGGTCTGTTTGAGTTCCTCAGCTCGGATCGAATGAATACCGTGGCCTGTTTTCTATATTTGTGCAAGGTTAAACTCTCTATTTGATAGCGGTGTAACAGTGAATCCAGTGTCAAAGAATAGAATCATCTGCCTAGAAATATGGGAACAAAGCCAAAACCTGCTCACGCAGCAACACCAATGAATGACATGCCAACTACTGCAAGCCCCAGCGGAATATACATGGGCCCTGCAACCATTGGCGAATTGCTTCGATTCGATTGAGACGAAGTGTTTGACTGTTTTGGTGTTGAGGCAACACTCATGCCACAACCGAGCTAAAAACAAATCAAAAAAATCTCTTTACCAGGCTACCATTCTGTATAGTTTGACCACCATACTAAGCACAGAAACCTGCAGAGATCTAGAATGAAATTAGGTGGGGAAAACTCAAGACATGCCCCGGAACGCTCGGACTCAGAATCATAATGCATTGACTTGTCTTTGCAATCTTGAGGTGTTGACATCTTGATCTTGGTCGTAAAAAATGTGTTGGAGATCCGGGCATCCATCTCCATGTAAGCGCCCGTTGTGGGTGAGGTGGGGGGGCCTAGGAATAGCTACCGAGAGAGGAGCTACCCCTGCAACGTCCCGAGAAGCTTAAGGAAGCATCGTGAACTTGGAGGCGCTTCCTTTCTCCCCGCGACCCGCCATAGCTCATAGCTCCAAACTCCCCACGCTTAACTGATCTCCCACTCCACTTGGTGCATCCAATCCCTGAAGCCCCCATATGCTTGTTCTCAACCTTTTGCGCCGCGCTGTAACCCAACCGAAGATTTGGAAAGTTTTCGAAAGACAAAAATGGGCATGTAAAGGTGGCCTCAATAACTAACGCCTGGTTTCTATGACCGAGTTAGTGTCAAACAAAGACACGCAATGATGTCGTATTGTGCCCGGGCTCGTGTAGCAAGAGAGTTTGCAGGCGCAAGCCGGGCAAGGCAGGCATGATATGAGATGGGAATGTGAGACGTGGTAGAATAATCAAAAGTAACCTCTAGACCGTCTCTTGAGAGAAGGGAGCTGCATATGCATATTTTGTTTGATGGGGTCTTGATTGACATCTCAGTAACCCCACGTTGTTATCGTGAGAAATGTCAGACCAGATGCGGCAAGATCCGGTCCAGCTTAGCATTGGAACCCAGTTATCAATCGAATCCTGTATGGAAGGTGGGCGCCATCGGTAGTGGTTGCTAGAATTTGAGTTGGCATACCACAAAGGAAGGAACCATGTGTGTCTGGTTGTGACATGAAATGAGGCAAGAGGAAACAACACCAACCTTCAGTACAGTACctaatagttaattaaatcaGACACCAAAAGTAAAACATGATGAGAATCAACTACATCGCCCGCATCTATGGCGTTTGGATCATATCATAGGCCAACAACATGACACTCCCAAACTCCATTCAATCAATCATCGGCACAGCAATGCGTGCCTGAATGCGCCTCAGCTGTGGTCCAGTTCAATCTCTTGACAGGAAATGCAACAGCCCTGGCATCGACCCTGTCAATCGATCTTGTGACCATCACAAATCTCCATTCCGTCTCACATTGGACTGAACCCCCCTCCCCCCCAAGGTGATGCGACATCGGTCTCTTGTGTCTAGTCCAAGTTTGTTGTGCTACGGAGGTGTAAGTTACCAGTACTGCCCCTTTCTTAGACCAAGCTAACCAGCTTCTAATTCAGGCACATCCATACAGCACAAGGAGGCAGGTACATACAGTAcctttttccttcttgttgatACCTACAATCAAGAGCTCACCTCGCCGTCTTACACCGAAGTCGGTCAAAAATTCTTATCCCTtgcctaccttagtacttgtttgcttgcttgcttccCCCAGAACATAGGTACCtaagttagtaggtaggtaagaaAGCGTGACGGTCGTTACTCCACCTACGTATGTGTACGTATCACATCCGTCATTTCTATATAAATCCGTAGTAAGACTGGACTAATTTCCATTGACTTTCAATCACCTCCACGCACTTTCAAATTAACTTCACACAGCCTTTCTTACTCTGAACCACATTGCCTTTTCGAATACCAACCTGTATGTTGCCCCCGGCGCCCTCAACTCCATGTTGTCGTGCCAGAATTTGAAGACGACGGCAACTAA is part of the Fusarium poae strain DAOMC 252244 chromosome 4, whole genome shotgun sequence genome and encodes:
- a CDS encoding hypothetical protein (BUSCO:4402at5125), with protein sequence MAPVRNEVPPHTIDRTPEYEEFMTRLRDYHTKRGTTLDPEPKVGATHLDLFKVFNHIVESGGYDKISEEKLAWRRMASELGIYSNNEASTAFSLKEKFYKNLAAYEISTVHGKEPPPKDILEDVTAKGAALLTRTRENYRGVKRESNFGATDSAASGDDGTPVRERPVPDAAASARASRGLREAPPQRVIFQPDTGPSRTTRHSSAHHATTTNSPAANPPQTPSHHPNMHVPQQHHQQQQQQQQQNYQGNRGPSILHHPTTNPENTSNLVTAYQPRFSKPLTLRAVPTPSNAPNEFQKPRQLPRLDSRQPMQPGTGFDGPNIYMRCLNALRSNIAAEQAFALNHLVKISFERGDKYKFDSFPGLAEGLVDKALEVGQLFYHVNWTVSWNIPHDSNDPSVLDGNHGTQDILERIGDLIEKDMPDVLQTEAYADNLVLITEAVLTLRNMVTLPENAHNMSDFPPIKDLICIVLNLPQRDSLVELKHLILDIAEQLTPFMTLDSDDPLYRTLLAQMASEDRGTILTALRALGRISMNLEATNKLGNVPGPVLQRIASWLLLNDDELIDACLDFLYQYTAVVPNVDTLIRSLTPENLVDHLGRLLAHGARKTQREFVLTPEQRKPAHDQIAPMPEDLLQEMLKLEEPDRVHRWVRCFFEEDNSSYVTQLAAWQAYQTAFVGPLKNIGQPLITPADFIRNSTSVYKDSNAQVLRDPGDPQQKFIIHGIRARPKPLGMDGKEYGRCLWASNPDNMLEKCGHFYIQAEKMWEHILTDHLHEKRNEKGQFDNVEKEFTCTWDQCSRFQKPTKLRLQELSRHINTHVSLALPSEAHIQKSERSWIVPAKTMTVTFEETMTARDERNPNLPPQAAGIPLSAALVLRNIARNVVKTEAEEEMLKSQAETGENGGWNEILFRPLMPRLFEILAENRAMSPYISSLLDLIRVHNEDRSQ